Proteins from one Anopheles nili chromosome 2, idAnoNiliSN_F5_01, whole genome shotgun sequence genomic window:
- the LOC128731431 gene encoding MICOS complex subunit MIC27: MFRTASSKAVPVLFGAVAVGASSGADQPKPKEEPNKMVCRPSELPLYRPLNQKIACECHQRKNETESTGIIEEGFRTVRLQVQEASKLLGDQKKQLVDLFEEGKKQTKFVHDYLHQEDNTMPRVGAIAIGGLAGLIFGLRGGFFKRVIYTSIGAGGVASICYPQEAEMYAQHGLVEAKKYATIGYNFVYGVKPGDKQLELPTIPSNLDELKDSMTGLAKSAYDAVFPEKK, translated from the exons ATGTTCCGCACGGCGAGTTCGAAAGCCGTTCCCGTGCTATTCGGCGCGGTGGCTGTCGGCGCTAGCAGCGGTGCGGACCAGCCAAAACCCAAAGAAGAACCGAACAAAATGGTCTGCAGACCTTCCGAGCTGCCGCTTTATCGGCCGCTGAACCAGAAGATTGCCTGCGAGTGCCATCagcgaaaaaacgaaaccgaatccACGGGCATAATCGAGGAAGGCTTCAGAACAGTGCGATTGCAGGTGCAGGAGGCATCCAAACTGCTGGGCGATCAAAAAAAGCAGCTAGTCGATCTCTTTgaggaaggaaagaaacaaacgaagt TTGTCCACGACTATTTGCACCAGGAAGACAACACGATGCCACGCGTCGGTGCTATCGCTATTGGCGGTTTGGCCGGTTTAATCTTTGGTCTGCGTGGTGGATTCTTTAAACGTGTAATCTACACCTCGATCGGTGCGGGTGGAGTAGCTTCAATTTGCTACCCGCAGGAAGCGGAAATGTACGCCCAGCATGGGCTGGTGGAAGCCAAAAAGTATGCTACGATCGGATACAACTTTGTGTACGGCGTGAAGCCGGGTGATAAGCAGTTGGAACTGCCCACCATCCCGTCCAATCTGGACGAGCTGAAGGATAGCATGACCGGACTTGCAAAATCCGCATACGATGCAGTATTTCCAGAGAAGAAGTGA
- the LOC128730152 gene encoding uncharacterized protein LOC128730152, with product MALIVESGPIRMRGDVHRKASEQSRAPVVERLWPHSVHCLLLTVLLVGTCLSRPVECVGGEVHVQEYAVPAWRGMPCEDTPTLKLSELVTQSDVIFKAFAGHGNDLLEAALNRTAPEHRRQQQQHHHQPRWKPQPDGGEDDGPTGTADFIVRLEPGTVYKGNELFKQLQLNSWKHFFILRSNGSVEYTHRDVPVQGQPFPGSEPSTRLDRKMTDASGSRDSNRRTAALSGTDGLNQRLNSTTRWHSQQATKSTQPAVAGDSSVNHAGPATRGSDNVSIGPTSGNLGSNRKWKPSSASERVNSINANAATEKDEWPKDTPSGSDGVPVVPEPQQKDLPTEGQMGRVLNEILPVTLIVFGRLSRPGADGGDNLLRVDPAVGLLRWDERLEDALWQALGWSKWSDYTGCSVACGVGVQQRFRHCLKSPTPGQVTPGENPQTVLPPAVTPSTAATQPWARSSEIENHTPQTPNGSQSQGKERTQPVPLYEPPGVSISLRAGSKSKRKLKPKQTPGKRDENAVMNPTTGESISSETIVTGPALEQPDAETSHEYSSRMVAETDRGTWPFCEGHNIEQRSCNMFECTGTIDLLMAQASNERWRAWREGVDDRINYEINQLEQNFTLMMSLRLKPSHGGQLRQQQADIDSEASSSSSTSPGPGHILSIRSKLTTGSSLSINFETDGHGGLRVLQEKYGLSEMLPIRSTDQLLLDGDWHSLSLSGRNGGFVTVHIDCRWVNSFMLTKGSIELPQYPMVEVGRDFELRQLTVVPGEKSARLQCDAQPVSIRDVENLQVTNYFEHLN from the exons ATGGCGTTAATCGTGGAAAGTGGCCCAATCCGAATGCGCGGTGACGTTCACCGGAAAGCAAGCGAGCAGTCGAGAGCGCCAGTGGTGGAGCGTTTGTGGCCACATTCCGTCCACTGTTTGCTACTTACGGTGCTGCTCGTCGGCACTTGCCTGTCGCGACCGGTCGAGTGCGTTGGAGGTGAAGTGCACGTGCAAGAGTACGCCGTACCTGCCTGGCGGGGCATGCCGTGCGAGGATACGCCGACTCTGAAACTGTCAGAACTTGTGACGCAAAGTGATGTGATATTCAAAGCGTTTGCCGGCCACGGAAACGACCTGCTGGAGGCGGCGCTTAATCGTACGGCGCCGGAACACCgtcggcagcagcaacaacaccaccatcagccaCGGTGGAAACCGCAACCCGATGGCGGTGAGGATGATGGCCCGACGGGAACCGCAGATTTTATCGTCCGGCTCGAGCCCGGCACCGTCTACAAAGGAAATGAACTTTTCAAACAGTTGCAGTTAAACAGCTGGAAgcattttttcatccttcgcaG TAACGGAAGCGTGGAGTACACGCATCGTGATGTACCCGTGCAAGGCCAGCCTTTCCCAGGTTCCGAACCATCGACCCGTCTAGACAGGAAGATGACTGATGCATCCGGCTCCAGGGACTCCAATCGACGCACTGCAGCACTCTCCGGTACCGACGGCCTTAACCAACGACTCAATTCTACAACCCGATGGCACAGCCAACAAGCAACCAAAAGTACGCAGCCAGCTGTTGCGGGTGACTCATCGGTGAACCATGCCGGACCTGCTACCAGAGGGTCGGATAACGTTTCAATTGGTCCTACCAGCGGCAACCTTGGCTCCAACCGCAAGTGGAAGCCCTCATCAGCAAGCGAACGTGTCAATTCGATCAACGCCAACGCAGCCACCGAGAAGGACGAGTGGCCGAAGGACACACCGAGTGGTTCGGATGGTGTGCCGGTCGTGCCGGAACCGCAGCAAAAGGATCTACCTACCGAGGGTCAGATGGGCCGCGTTCTGAACGAGATACTGCCTGTTACGCTGATCGTGTTCGGGCGCCTATCGCGCCCCGGTGCCGATGGTGGCGATAATTTACTGCGCGTCGATCCTGCCGTGGGTTTGCTACGGTGGGACGAACGCCTCGAGGATGCCCTCTGGCAGGCGCTCG gTTGGAGCAAATGGAGTGACTACACCGGTTGCAGCGTCGCTTGTGGAGTGGGAGTTCAGCAACGTTTCCGCCATTGTTTGAAATCACCCACCCCCGGGCAGGTGACGCCAGGAGAAAACCCACAGACGGTTCTTCCTCCAGCTGTAACACCTTCAACGGCAGCCACGCAACCGTGGGCCCGTAGcagtgaaattgaaaaccacACTCCACAAACACCCAACGGCAGCCAGTCACAGGGAAAAGAACGTACGCAGCCAGTCCCGTTGTacgagccaccaggcgtctccatttcatTACGCGCCGGCAGCAAATCGAAAAGGAAactcaaaccaaaacaaacccccgggAAACGTGATGAAAACGCTGTAATGAACCCGACAACGGGTGAATCCATTTCATCGGAAACCATCGTAACTGGCCCAGCGCTTGAGCAACCAGACGCGGAGACATCGCACGAGTACAGCTCGCGGATGGTTGCTGAGACCGACCGGGGCACGTGGCCGTTCTGCGAAGGGCACAATATCGAGCAGCGAAGCTGTAACATGTTCGAATGCACCG GCACGATCGACCTGTTGATGGCCCAAGCATCGAACGAACGTTGGAGAGCCTGGCGTGAAGGCGTCGACGATCGGATTAACTACGAAATCAACCAACTGGAGCAAAATTTTACGCTCATGATGAGTTTACGTCTGAAG CCTTCTCACGGTGGTCAGCTGAGGCAACAGCAAGCGGACATCGACTCCGAAGCGTCTTCTTCATCGTCCACCTCACCAGGACCTGGACACATCCTTTCGATCCGTTCGAAGCTAACGACCGGCTCAAGTTTGTCGATAAATTTTGAAACCGATGGCCACGGTGGACTTCGGGTGCTGCAAGAAAAGTACGGCCTCTCGGAAATGCTACCAATTCGATCCACCGACCAACTACTGCTCGATGGTGACTGGCACTCGCTGTCGTTGAG CGGACGAAATGGTGGCTTCGTGACGGTACACATCGATTGTCGGTGGGTGAATTCGTTTATGCTGACGAAAGGTTCGATCGAACTGCCACAATATCCGATGGTTGAGGTTGGACGTGAT TTCGAGCTGCGTCAGCTGACAGTGGTGCCGGGTGAAAAATCAGCCCGACTTCAGTGCGATGCGCAACCGGTTTCGATACGAGATGTTGAGAATCTGCAGGTGACGAATTACTTCGAACATCTCAACTAA